In Hyphomicrobium denitrificans 1NES1, the genomic stretch CGCCGTCGATCCTTGCGTTGGCTACGAGTTGAGAGTCCACTGATGCACGAGATGGCCATCTCCGAGAGCATCGTTGGTATTCTGGAGGAAGAAGCCCGCCGCCAGAATTTCGCGCGCGTGAAGAAGGTGCGGCTCGAGATCGGGGCTCTGGTGGGGATTGAGCAAGATGCGCTGCGCTTCTCGTTCGACGTCGTCACCAAGGGAACGCTGGCAGAGGACGCCGTATTGGAGATCATCGCCACACAGGCGCGAGCCTGGTGCATGTCGTGCGAGCGCGTAGCGGTGATCAACCACCGGTACGATGTCTGCCCGATCTGCGGGGGACAGCAGTTGCAGGTCGAGGCGGGTGACGAGATGAGGATCAAGGATCTGGAGGTCGACTGATGTGCTCAGTTTGCGGTTGCGGTTCAGGCGAGACGAAATTCGAGAAGAGTGCGCCGTCGAAGGACAACGCGCATTGTCATGATCATCCGCATACTCATGCCGACGGCACGACGCACAGCCACGCGCATGAGCATGAGCACAGCGGCGGGTCACATCATCACCACCAGGACGATCACCACGAGGATGGCCACCATCACCATCATCACGATCATGATCATGGTGACGGCATCATCAACTATGGCGCGGGCCCCGCGCGAGCGCACGCACCCGGCATGAGTCAGGCGCGCATGGTCGCGATCGAGCAGGACATCCTGGCTA encodes the following:
- the hypA gene encoding hydrogenase maturation nickel metallochaperone HypA, which codes for MHEMAISESIVGILEEEARRQNFARVKKVRLEIGALVGIEQDALRFSFDVVTKGTLAEDAVLEIIATQARAWCMSCERVAVINHRYDVCPICGGQQLQVEAGDEMRIKDLEVD